A single Cryomorphaceae bacterium DNA region contains:
- the rpsA gene encoding 30S ribosomal protein S1, giving the protein MSEENKNKEVEEVKADATENAAAEAETTAEEATSETPETTEEQVEEPAAEEAAAEEPVAEEAPAAEEAAEEPAVEEAVEEPAAEEAAEVAHVEAPAEEPVAEEPVDWDNLDDSGISYTTEEHDQMETMYLGTLSSVIENEVVDGEVVTMTDREVIIDIGAKSEGVISLNEFRYNPELKEGDTVEVLVDKQEDKNGQLVLSHRMARSIKAWDRVNAAHDNEEVITGFVKCRTKGGMIVDVFGIEAFLPGSQIDVKPIRDYDQYVEKNMEFKVVKINHEFKNVVVSHKALIEADIEAQKKEIIGKLEKGQVLEGTVKNITSYGVFVDLGGVDGLVHITDLSWSRINHPSEVVELDEKINVVILDFDEDKTRIQLGLKQLNEHPWDSLSQEIKEGDKVKGKVVVLADYGAFVEIQPGVEGLIHVSEMSWSTHLRSAQDFMKVGDEVEAIVLTLDRDERKMSLGIKQLTPDPWTDITSKYPLGSKHTGLVRNFTNFGVFVELEEGIDGLIHISDLSWTKKVKHPADFTKIGADLEVVVLDLDVENRRLSLGHKQVEDNPWDTYEGIFFEGSIHVGKVTDIVDKGAQVLFETEGLEAFAPTRHTAKEEGGNLVKGDEAKFKVIEFNKDSRRIVVSHTQIHRDMADEDKKQRSAARKAEAEEATRNVKKIQSKVEKSTLGDLDVLSKLKEEMEKGEKK; this is encoded by the coding sequence ATGTCAGAGGAAAACAAAAACAAAGAAGTAGAAGAGGTGAAAGCCGACGCTACTGAAAACGCTGCCGCTGAGGCAGAAACTACTGCGGAAGAAGCCACTTCCGAGACTCCAGAAACTACAGAAGAACAAGTCGAAGAGCCTGCCGCTGAGGAAGCTGCTGCTGAAGAGCCTGTTGCTGAAGAAGCACCTGCTGCAGAAGAAGCTGCTGAGGAACCAGCTGTTGAGGAGGCTGTTGAGGAGCCAGCTGCGGAAGAAGCTGCTGAGGTTGCTCACGTTGAAGCTCCAGCTGAAGAGCCGGTTGCTGAAGAGCCTGTCGATTGGGACAACTTAGACGACAGCGGAATCTCCTACACGACTGAGGAGCACGACCAAATGGAAACCATGTACCTCGGTACGCTGAGCAGCGTTATCGAAAACGAAGTGGTAGACGGTGAGGTTGTGACGATGACGGATCGCGAAGTGATCATCGACATCGGTGCGAAGTCGGAAGGAGTTATCTCTTTGAACGAGTTTCGTTATAACCCAGAATTGAAAGAGGGCGATACCGTTGAGGTACTCGTGGACAAGCAAGAAGATAAAAACGGTCAGTTGGTGTTGTCTCACCGCATGGCACGTAGCATCAAAGCTTGGGACCGCGTGAACGCCGCTCACGACAACGAAGAAGTCATTACTGGTTTCGTGAAGTGTCGTACCAAAGGAGGTATGATTGTCGATGTATTCGGAATCGAGGCCTTCTTGCCAGGATCTCAAATCGATGTGAAGCCAATTCGCGACTACGATCAGTATGTGGAGAAGAACATGGAATTCAAAGTGGTCAAGATCAACCACGAATTCAAGAATGTTGTTGTTTCACACAAAGCATTGATCGAGGCCGACATCGAAGCTCAGAAGAAAGAGATCATCGGAAAGCTCGAGAAAGGACAAGTATTGGAAGGTACTGTGAAGAACATCACCAGCTACGGAGTATTCGTAGACTTGGGAGGTGTAGACGGATTGGTACACATCACGGATTTGTCTTGGAGCCGCATCAACCACCCAAGCGAGGTGGTAGAGCTCGACGAGAAGATCAACGTGGTTATCTTGGACTTCGACGAAGACAAGACACGTATCCAGTTGGGTCTCAAGCAGCTTAACGAGCATCCATGGGATAGCTTGAGCCAGGAGATCAAAGAAGGTGATAAAGTGAAAGGTAAAGTCGTTGTACTTGCTGATTACGGTGCCTTTGTTGAAATCCAGCCAGGTGTTGAAGGTCTTATTCACGTAAGTGAAATGAGCTGGTCAACACACTTGCGCAGTGCTCAAGACTTCATGAAAGTTGGAGATGAGGTAGAGGCGATTGTCTTGACCTTGGATCGCGACGAGCGCAAAATGAGCTTGGGTATCAAGCAATTGACGCCAGATCCATGGACGGATATCACCAGCAAATACCCACTCGGATCTAAGCACACAGGTTTGGTTCGCAACTTCACCAACTTCGGCGTATTCGTAGAGTTGGAAGAAGGAATCGACGGATTGATCCACATCAGCGACTTGAGCTGGACCAAGAAAGTGAAGCACCCAGCGGACTTCACCAAGATTGGAGCAGACCTCGAAGTAGTTGTTCTCGATCTCGACGTAGAGAACCGCCGTTTGAGCTTGGGTCACAAGCAAGTTGAAGACAATCCATGGGATACTTACGAAGGCATCTTCTTTGAAGGTTCTATCCACGTAGGTAAAGTCACGGACATCGTAGACAAAGGAGCTCAAGTTCTGTTTGAAACAGAAGGATTGGAAGCCTTTGCTCCAACACGCCACACTGCCAAAGAAGAAGGTGGAAACTTGGTGAAAGGAGACGAAGCGAAGTTCAAAGTGATCGAATTCAACAAAGATTCTCGCCGCATCGTGGTATCGCACACGCAGATCCACCGCGACATGGCAGATGAGGATAAGAAACAGCGTTCAGCTGCACGTAAAGCGGAAGCGGAAGAAGCTACACGCAACGTGAAGAAAATCCAGTCGAAAGTAGAGAAGTCTACTTTGGGTGACTTGGATGTCCTCAGCAAGTTGAAGGAAGAAATGGAAAAAGGAGAGAAGAAGTAA
- a CDS encoding histidine kinase, whose translation MLTRLVIFFRWIGFAALIAVTFRFIVFLVKLVYNPYTVELREDHFFIDALCALAIMGIDYLYRERFRQANPNISLGSRFFRHFAVLAFWVGGFIVLASYAQLWETEGAYYLSLHYLQIEVVTGWLLSSLYVAGVTGAFILDRWRSSLAEVERYKKENLQVRLETLRAQINPHFLFNSLNTLSSLIHEDQERATTFLRRISQVYRHVLEIRDRETVQLREEWQLMEAYRDLIETRFEDRVKFTTEVPDIALDMQLPPLCLQLLIENALKHNEVSLKRPLHIELRYNEMRRSLEVRNNFQPKQTLEESTRVGLKNIKSRYAALTTREVLIVQNTEFFSVELPLLWPKKNNS comes from the coding sequence GTGCTGACACGACTCGTAATCTTCTTTCGATGGATCGGATTTGCCGCGCTCATCGCGGTCACCTTCCGGTTCATCGTTTTTTTGGTGAAGCTGGTGTACAATCCGTACACCGTAGAGCTGCGTGAAGATCACTTCTTCATCGACGCCCTTTGCGCCTTGGCGATCATGGGCATCGACTACCTCTACCGCGAGCGCTTCCGCCAGGCCAATCCAAACATCAGCTTAGGTTCACGCTTTTTCCGCCATTTCGCGGTCTTGGCCTTTTGGGTAGGTGGATTCATCGTCTTAGCAAGCTATGCCCAGCTTTGGGAAACCGAAGGAGCCTATTACCTCAGCCTTCACTACCTCCAAATCGAAGTCGTTACGGGTTGGTTGCTTTCCAGCCTATACGTAGCCGGGGTAACCGGAGCATTTATCCTTGATCGCTGGCGTTCTTCCCTTGCTGAAGTGGAGCGCTACAAGAAGGAAAACCTCCAGGTTCGATTGGAAACCTTGCGCGCCCAAATCAACCCCCATTTCTTGTTCAATTCCCTCAACACCTTGAGCTCCCTGATTCACGAGGACCAGGAGCGGGCGACCACGTTTTTGCGTCGCATCTCTCAAGTATATCGGCACGTGTTGGAGATTCGCGATCGGGAAACCGTGCAATTGAGGGAAGAGTGGCAACTCATGGAGGCCTATAGAGACCTCATAGAGACGCGATTTGAAGACCGCGTGAAGTTCACTACCGAGGTTCCAGACATAGCCTTGGACATGCAGCTCCCACCTCTTTGTTTGCAGCTCCTCATCGAGAATGCGCTCAAGCACAACGAGGTTTCCCTAAAGCGTCCCCTACATATTGAATTGCGCTACAATGAAATGCGACGAAGCCTTGAAGTCCGAAACAATTTTCAGCCCAAGCAAACGCTCGAAGAATCGACCCGTGTCGGTCTCAAGAACATCAAGAGTCGGTATGCCGCCCTCACTACTCGTGAAGTTTTGATTGTACAGAACACTGAATTCTTTTCCGTTGAACTCCCTTTATTATGGCCCAAGAAGAACAATTCTTAA
- a CDS encoding response regulator transcription factor: protein MAQEEQFLIIEDEPHAQRELMRLIGDLESNVSMTAGLESVEDAVEYLQNNPAPDLIFMDIQLSDGLSFEIFDQVEVKSPVIFTTAYDQFALQAFGVYSVDYLLKPVEKDKLAHAIEKYRMYFEAPAHSTPMYKELVHALRHKEVPYKKRMVGKVGQRLRHYKVEDIAYFYAEDDTVFLRDYEGRNSIVEYNLEKLTEILDPELFFRISRKIIVSMTAMEKIERYGAGQYMLELNPAFDERVLVSRSRTKEFLQWMDQ, encoded by the coding sequence ATGGCCCAAGAAGAACAATTCTTAATCATTGAAGACGAGCCTCACGCGCAACGCGAACTCATGCGCCTCATAGGTGACCTTGAGTCCAATGTGAGCATGACGGCCGGTTTGGAATCTGTAGAAGACGCTGTGGAGTATTTACAAAACAACCCAGCTCCAGACCTTATCTTCATGGACATTCAACTGTCCGACGGTCTGAGTTTTGAAATCTTTGACCAAGTGGAGGTCAAGTCACCGGTCATTTTCACCACGGCCTACGACCAGTTCGCCCTTCAGGCTTTCGGGGTGTACAGCGTGGACTATTTGCTGAAGCCCGTGGAAAAGGACAAGTTGGCGCACGCCATTGAGAAGTACCGCATGTACTTTGAGGCTCCTGCCCACTCTACTCCAATGTACAAGGAGCTGGTTCATGCCTTGCGTCATAAAGAAGTGCCCTACAAGAAGAGAATGGTAGGCAAAGTGGGGCAACGCCTACGGCACTATAAGGTCGAGGATATCGCCTATTTCTATGCAGAGGACGACACTGTCTTTCTTCGAGATTACGAAGGGCGAAACAGTATTGTGGAATACAATCTGGAAAAGCTCACCGAAATTCTAGATCCCGAGCTCTTCTTCCGAATCAGTAGAAAGATTATTGTCTCCATGACTGCAATGGAAAAAATTGAACGCTACGGAGCAGGACAATATATGCTGGAGTTAAATCCAGCTTTTGACGAACGTGTTTTGGTGAGTCGGAGCCGAACGAAAGAGTTTTTGCAATGGATGGATCAATGA
- a CDS encoding alpha/beta hydrolase, with product MNRKIVVRSAIGAIILYFILFSAIGYYFSEVALRPDNWRGTSQYQRIVDLGWLDTTAYRAMSVNSDTFRLQGAFDYELEGTWIPVDSAIGSVVLCHGYRMDRWSMVKYAVIWHDLGFNVLIYDHRFHGMSGGPFLSYGLLEREDLDHMVAEVRERAPGLPVGVHGESMGAGTVMMYTGWSKRQQPINFAVEDCGYSSTRDVLSYKLTDDYGLPDWGITRWANRVSGWRFGFDFNDVVPRAEIADGEVPMLFIHGDSDTFVPTYMIHENFEAYPGPKQQWLAPGSEHAKSVLDHPEEYRDVLVQFLSTL from the coding sequence ATGAACAGAAAGATCGTCGTGCGCTCCGCAATCGGGGCCATTATCCTCTATTTTATTCTCTTTTCGGCCATCGGCTATTACTTCTCTGAAGTCGCTTTGCGTCCGGACAATTGGCGAGGAACAAGTCAATATCAACGCATTGTTGATTTGGGCTGGTTGGACACCACTGCCTATCGCGCAATGTCAGTGAATTCGGACACCTTCCGACTTCAAGGCGCTTTTGACTATGAACTCGAAGGCACGTGGATCCCCGTGGATTCGGCTATTGGGTCTGTGGTCCTCTGCCACGGCTATCGCATGGACCGCTGGTCCATGGTGAAATACGCCGTTATTTGGCATGACTTAGGATTCAACGTACTTATCTATGACCACCGATTCCACGGAATGAGCGGAGGACCCTTCTTGAGCTACGGCCTGCTGGAGCGCGAAGACTTAGACCACATGGTGGCCGAGGTCCGCGAACGAGCACCTGGTTTGCCTGTAGGAGTCCACGGAGAATCCATGGGCGCTGGAACCGTGATGATGTACACCGGATGGTCGAAGCGTCAACAGCCCATCAATTTTGCGGTTGAAGACTGTGGCTATTCCAGCACACGTGATGTACTGTCCTACAAGCTGACCGACGACTACGGGTTACCGGACTGGGGCATTACCCGCTGGGCCAATCGAGTCAGTGGCTGGCGCTTTGGATTCGACTTCAACGATGTGGTCCCGCGGGCGGAAATCGCCGATGGAGAGGTGCCCATGCTGTTCATCCACGGAGACAGCGACACCTTTGTACCCACCTACATGATTCACGAGAACTTCGAAGCTTACCCTGGCCCTAAGCAACAATGGCTGGCACCGGGGTCTGAGCACGCCAAGTCCGTATTGGATCACCCCGAAGAATACCGAGATGTTCTCGTACAATTCCTTTCAACGCTATGA
- a CDS encoding T9SS type A sorting domain-containing protein, with protein sequence MKRLLIALALIPLLSSGQNDFQTLYYALLANQGNSTVQEALIDSFFLVHPETPYVSGDSAVFLHRGSATSVQVAGDFNSWNPSGNDLFPIGGSTLKYRSLSFEPTARLDYKLIVSGNWVLDPLNPHTAPGGFGANSELAMPQYVQPWEIVVDPSVPSGTIITHSINSTNTNKTYPVHVYLPPNYDSTQNYPTVYFQDGTEYRLLGSSTTVLDNLIAADSIQPVIGVFVTPTNRNDEYAFALRDAYTAFFAQELVPYIDGMYSTINGPWGRMVLGDSFGGNISALIAFQHEEVFGNVGFHSGAFWPDDFHTLDVIAQSDADNIRVAMVWGTYESVKYYNRTLRDSLIQEGFPVHWGEYYEGHSWGLWRATLDELIDFAFPLDELSTPEEVLVPEVTTFPNPFADSVRFRVEHASDRPTSIRLYSTKGKLAMMVNLSRSAWSLGEYELSTGALPAGMYFAEFTWPNGEKRTVRILKQAL encoded by the coding sequence ATGAAACGACTGCTGATCGCCCTTGCACTGATTCCTCTTTTGAGCTCAGGACAGAATGATTTTCAAACCCTGTACTACGCCTTGTTAGCGAATCAGGGAAACTCGACGGTCCAAGAAGCCCTTATAGACAGCTTCTTCCTAGTACACCCCGAAACCCCCTACGTCAGCGGTGATTCAGCGGTCTTCTTACATCGAGGAAGTGCCACCTCCGTACAAGTCGCGGGTGATTTCAACAGCTGGAACCCCAGTGGAAACGACCTCTTTCCCATTGGAGGTTCAACCTTAAAGTATCGAAGTCTGAGTTTTGAGCCTACGGCTCGATTAGACTACAAACTCATTGTCAGCGGCAATTGGGTTTTGGATCCCTTAAACCCACATACAGCTCCCGGAGGCTTTGGCGCCAACAGTGAGCTGGCCATGCCTCAATACGTTCAGCCCTGGGAGATTGTCGTCGACCCTTCCGTCCCATCCGGAACGATCATTACCCACAGCATCAACAGCACCAATACCAATAAAACCTACCCTGTTCACGTCTATTTACCACCGAACTACGACAGTACGCAGAACTATCCGACGGTGTATTTTCAAGACGGTACGGAATACCGACTTCTCGGAAGTTCGACCACCGTTCTGGACAACCTCATTGCCGCAGACTCCATTCAGCCCGTTATCGGCGTCTTTGTAACGCCCACTAATCGCAACGACGAATACGCCTTTGCTCTCCGCGATGCCTACACCGCATTCTTTGCGCAAGAATTGGTGCCCTACATTGACGGCATGTACTCCACAATTAATGGACCGTGGGGCCGCATGGTGCTCGGGGATTCCTTTGGTGGGAATATCTCTGCGCTGATTGCCTTTCAGCACGAAGAAGTCTTCGGAAATGTCGGGTTTCACAGTGGCGCTTTTTGGCCCGATGATTTCCACACACTCGATGTCATTGCCCAGAGTGATGCTGACAATATCCGGGTCGCCATGGTTTGGGGAACCTATGAGTCGGTTAAATACTACAACCGCACCTTGAGAGACTCGCTCATTCAAGAGGGATTCCCGGTGCATTGGGGAGAATATTATGAAGGGCATAGTTGGGGGCTATGGCGTGCCACTTTGGACGAGCTCATCGACTTCGCTTTCCCTCTCGATGAGTTGTCCACACCAGAAGAGGTTTTAGTACCAGAGGTCACCACTTTTCCAAATCCTTTTGCCGATAGTGTTCGTTTCCGAGTAGAACACGCTTCTGATCGGCCTACATCCATCAGGCTTTACTCGACCAAAGGCAAACTGGCCATGATGGTTAATCTATCGCGATCAGCTTGGTCCCTCGGGGAATACGAACTATCCACGGGCGCGCTTCCGGCGGGAATGTACTTCGCCGAGTTCACATGGCCGAATGGAGAAAAACGAACCGTGCGAATCTTAAAGCAAGCTTTATGA
- a CDS encoding aldo/keto reductase: MSEPRLILGTMRWGAWGAGWSPQEQGDRIAEAVEMGIDHFDLADIYGEGKGEAEFGTALQDSGADRSRLTLITKCGIVRGEVKHYNTTFEYIRTAAQRSLEHLQTDYLDMLLIHRPDPLMVYEEIAHAFQSLQEEGLLEAAGTSNFLPHQWDLLNKHIALETNQIEWSLTHLDPIWNGQLDQLAHRKKRPQIWGPLGGGKLTDIAEPGEVLQWMRRHPSNPLPIVGSTKPERWKAFMTEHSEEMSRERWFEILEKARGHRIE, from the coding sequence ATGAGTGAACCAAGACTCATTTTAGGGACCATGCGCTGGGGCGCTTGGGGTGCGGGCTGGTCTCCACAAGAACAGGGTGATCGGATTGCGGAAGCCGTAGAGATGGGCATTGATCATTTCGATCTGGCCGATATCTACGGTGAAGGAAAAGGAGAAGCTGAATTCGGCACTGCCCTTCAAGACAGTGGCGCGGATCGTTCAAGGCTTACGCTCATCACCAAGTGCGGGATCGTTCGAGGAGAAGTCAAGCACTACAATACGACCTTCGAGTACATCCGTACTGCGGCGCAACGCAGTTTGGAGCACCTTCAAACCGACTATCTGGACATGCTCCTCATCCATCGGCCCGATCCCCTCATGGTCTACGAAGAAATCGCCCATGCCTTTCAAAGTCTTCAAGAGGAAGGGCTGCTCGAGGCAGCGGGCACATCGAACTTCCTACCCCACCAATGGGATTTGTTGAATAAGCACATAGCGCTGGAGACGAACCAGATCGAATGGAGTTTAACGCATCTCGATCCCATTTGGAATGGACAACTCGACCAATTGGCTCACCGAAAGAAACGACCACAGATTTGGGGACCTCTGGGTGGTGGAAAACTCACGGACATTGCCGAACCCGGTGAAGTTTTACAGTGGATGCGTCGACACCCTTCCAATCCCCTTCCGATTGTTGGCTCCACCAAGCCAGAGCGCTGGAAGGCCTTCATGACCGAGCACTCGGAAGAAATGAGCCGAGAGCGCTGGTTCGAAATCCTTGAAAAGGCCCGGGGTCACCGCATCGAGTAA
- a CDS encoding acyl-ACP thioesterase, which translates to MKSTRESTFVVRPSESDIHQKMTPAGVMERMEEIAWFHAEELGYGVQALREQGVFWVVTRMQVEFDRLPRSGEEVRLQTWPKGKDGFFARRDWLWKDSEGQTFGRATSSYVLLDASTRRVSPLENLAPILTERAHIHAIEEMPLKVEPVERADRERSFIVPFSDIDLNRHVNNTKYLRWLLDTFESAEWERPWNRIVTNYLAETTEGEEILSKRSVEGTDHTMEAYSTPRDKAVFRAMISFT; encoded by the coding sequence ATGAAGAGCACAAGAGAATCCACCTTTGTCGTCCGCCCCTCGGAAAGCGATATCCATCAAAAAATGACTCCCGCGGGAGTCATGGAACGCATGGAAGAGATTGCGTGGTTCCATGCTGAAGAACTGGGTTATGGAGTACAAGCTTTGAGGGAGCAGGGAGTTTTCTGGGTGGTTACCCGCATGCAAGTGGAATTTGATCGCCTTCCTCGTTCCGGAGAAGAAGTGCGCTTGCAAACCTGGCCAAAAGGAAAGGATGGTTTCTTTGCCCGGCGGGATTGGCTGTGGAAAGATTCAGAGGGACAAACCTTTGGACGGGCTACGTCTAGCTACGTGCTGCTGGACGCATCGACCCGTAGGGTCAGTCCTCTGGAGAATTTAGCACCTATTCTCACGGAACGCGCGCATATTCATGCCATTGAGGAGATGCCACTCAAAGTGGAACCCGTAGAGAGGGCAGATCGAGAGCGTTCTTTTATCGTGCCCTTCAGCGACATTGACTTGAATCGACACGTGAACAACACCAAGTACCTCCGTTGGCTATTGGACACCTTCGAAAGTGCTGAATGGGAACGTCCCTGGAATAGAATAGTCACGAATTACCTCGCGGAAACGACGGAAGGGGAAGAAATTTTATCCAAGCGTTCGGTCGAGGGTACCGATCACACCATGGAGGCCTATAGTACCCCGAGAGACAAAGCCGTATTCCGGGCGATGATCAGTTTTACTTAG
- a CDS encoding menaquinone biosynthesis protein, with protein sequence MDLVRVSAVSYLNTLPFQYGFVHGPKIAMDLSLDIPSECAQKLIDGQAEVGLIPVATLPELPEFSIITDYCIAADGPVRTVLLYSDVPIHQVETIWLDYQSRTSVNLCRILCAEFWKVNPEFKATTPGFEQGFGDREAAVVIGDRTFRMEKEYAYTYDLSEVWKNMTGLPFVFAAWVAHAVVTPEFTRAFNDLLRFGMEHRQEAIDQYLRENDDPGDLRGYLTDSIKYEWGTKEAQALQLFLTKLDGLPPLPK encoded by the coding sequence ATGGATTTGGTTCGCGTCAGCGCAGTTTCATACCTCAACACCCTGCCTTTTCAATACGGCTTTGTCCACGGCCCCAAGATCGCTATGGACCTGAGTTTGGATATTCCTTCAGAATGCGCTCAAAAGCTCATCGATGGACAGGCAGAGGTTGGGCTCATTCCAGTGGCGACACTCCCTGAGTTGCCTGAATTCAGCATCATCACGGACTACTGCATTGCTGCCGATGGTCCCGTACGAACCGTCCTCTTGTACAGCGATGTACCCATTCACCAAGTGGAGACCATTTGGCTCGATTATCAAAGCAGAACCAGTGTGAACCTCTGCCGCATCCTCTGCGCTGAATTCTGGAAGGTCAATCCGGAATTCAAGGCCACGACTCCTGGTTTTGAGCAGGGCTTTGGTGATCGAGAAGCCGCTGTGGTCATTGGCGACCGCACCTTTCGGATGGAAAAAGAGTACGCCTACACCTATGATTTGAGTGAGGTTTGGAAGAATATGACCGGCTTGCCCTTTGTCTTTGCCGCTTGGGTAGCGCACGCCGTGGTTACTCCCGAATTTACTCGGGCCTTCAACGACCTTTTGCGCTTTGGCATGGAGCATCGGCAAGAGGCGATTGATCAATACCTTCGGGAAAATGATGACCCCGGCGACCTACGGGGCTACCTTACGGATTCGATTAAATACGAATGGGGGACCAAAGAAGCTCAAGCACTCCAACTCTTTTTGACCAAGTTGGACGGCTTGCCGCCACTGCCTAAGTAA
- the purB gene encoding adenylosuccinate lyase has product MKLNALTAISPVDGRYRSKVEELAPFFSEFGLIQYRVRVEIEYFIALCGSGVPELADVPSSTFDDLRALYTEFSEEDAQEIKETEKTTNHDVKAVEYFIKKRFPALGLESYVEFVHFGLTSQDVNNTAIPLSLKEGYRRAYLPALEELIERLNELSQEWAHIPMLARTHGQPASPTRLGKEIAVFVERLKLQMAEIERIPFAAKFGGATGNFNAHQVTYPNQDWKSFGTQFVEEVLGLKHSWPTTQIEHYDYFAAFCDGMKRVHNIIMDLDRDIWTYISMDYFKQKIKAGEVGSSAMPHKVNPIDFENSEGNLGIANALLEHLAAKLPISRLQRDLTDSTVLRNAGMPLAHGILAIKSTLKGLGKLLLNEERIASELEANWAVVAEAIQNILRREGYPKPYEALKALTRTNEHITQESLAVFIGQLEVREEVKQEMIKITPHNYTGI; this is encoded by the coding sequence ATGAAGCTCAACGCTTTAACCGCCATTTCTCCCGTCGACGGTCGCTACCGAAGCAAAGTGGAAGAACTGGCGCCTTTCTTTTCCGAATTTGGCCTGATTCAATACCGCGTTCGTGTTGAAATTGAATACTTCATTGCCTTGTGTGGTTCTGGAGTTCCAGAATTGGCTGATGTACCGAGTTCAACCTTTGACGATTTGCGTGCACTTTACACGGAGTTTTCTGAGGAAGACGCTCAAGAAATCAAGGAAACGGAAAAGACGACAAATCACGACGTTAAGGCGGTAGAGTACTTCATCAAGAAGCGTTTCCCAGCTCTGGGCTTGGAATCGTACGTTGAGTTTGTGCACTTCGGTCTGACTTCTCAAGACGTCAACAATACAGCCATTCCGCTCAGCCTCAAAGAAGGTTACCGACGAGCCTATTTGCCAGCACTTGAGGAATTAATTGAGCGCTTGAATGAGCTGAGCCAAGAATGGGCTCATATTCCCATGTTAGCGCGCACCCATGGCCAACCAGCCTCCCCTACCCGTTTGGGAAAAGAAATTGCGGTCTTCGTTGAACGCCTGAAGCTTCAGATGGCCGAGATTGAGCGCATCCCATTCGCCGCGAAGTTTGGTGGAGCAACCGGGAATTTCAACGCCCATCAGGTAACCTACCCAAATCAGGATTGGAAGTCCTTTGGAACTCAATTTGTGGAGGAAGTACTCGGTTTAAAGCACAGTTGGCCCACCACACAAATTGAGCACTACGACTACTTTGCCGCATTCTGCGATGGGATGAAGCGCGTCCACAACATCATCATGGATCTGGACCGAGACATTTGGACCTACATCTCCATGGACTACTTCAAACAGAAGATTAAGGCCGGGGAAGTAGGTAGTTCCGCCATGCCCCATAAGGTGAATCCCATCGACTTTGAGAATTCAGAAGGAAACTTGGGAATTGCAAACGCCCTTTTGGAGCACTTGGCAGCGAAGCTCCCGATTTCGCGCCTACAGCGCGATTTGACGGACTCCACTGTACTGAGAAATGCCGGGATGCCATTGGCACACGGAATACTCGCCATTAAAAGCACGTTAAAAGGATTGGGTAAATTACTGCTCAACGAAGAACGAATTGCCTCTGAATTGGAAGCGAATTGGGCCGTTGTGGCTGAGGCCATTCAAAACATTCTTCGACGTGAGGGCTACCCCAAACCCTACGAAGCCCTAAAAGCACTAACCCGGACCAACGAGCACATCACTCAGGAATCTCTGGCAGTCTTCATCGGCCAGTTGGAGGTCCGCGAAGAAGTTAAACAGGAGATGATAAAAATCACTCCACACAATTATACGGGCATCTAA
- a CDS encoding cupin-like domain-containing protein codes for MPIDFSAPIDRYEVGEITAEQFRKKYVLPNKPVVIRGLLKDEPAYTKWTMDFFRENLGDLEVGIFDEIPEKVDRSFKAPDEYMRFGDYLDLIEREPTNKRIFLFNIFKHMPELKNDFKFPDINSGWVKQLPFTFFGGANSIVRIHQDMDMSNVFLTQFHGRKRVVLFPPDQSELLYRFPFGVHSQVDVDHPDYEKFPALEHVRGVSTIMEMGDTLFIPSAWWHHIEYLEGGFAMSLRSLSPRWSTRFLGLWKVGIATHVDDLLRKTIGNSWFKWKNKTAFARADKAVSEIKQH; via the coding sequence ATGCCGATTGATTTTAGTGCACCCATAGACCGTTACGAAGTTGGAGAGATCACTGCCGAGCAGTTCCGCAAAAAATACGTCCTCCCAAATAAACCCGTGGTCATTCGAGGCTTGTTGAAGGATGAGCCAGCGTATACGAAGTGGACCATGGATTTCTTTCGGGAAAACCTAGGGGACCTTGAAGTGGGAATTTTTGATGAAATCCCCGAAAAGGTAGACCGCTCCTTTAAGGCTCCTGATGAATACATGCGTTTTGGAGATTACTTAGATCTCATCGAACGCGAGCCGACCAACAAACGAATTTTTCTCTTCAACATCTTCAAGCACATGCCGGAGTTGAAGAATGACTTTAAGTTTCCAGACATCAATTCGGGTTGGGTTAAACAACTTCCATTTACCTTCTTTGGAGGAGCCAATAGTATTGTTCGCATTCATCAGGATATGGATATGTCCAATGTCTTTTTAACCCAATTCCACGGAAGAAAGCGCGTAGTCTTGTTCCCTCCTGATCAGAGCGAATTACTCTACCGTTTTCCTTTTGGCGTCCACAGCCAAGTTGACGTGGACCATCCGGATTACGAGAAATTCCCAGCTCTAGAACACGTGCGCGGGGTAAGCACAATTATGGAGATGGGTGATACGCTCTTTATTCCCAGTGCTTGGTGGCACCACATTGAGTATCTGGAGGGTGGATTTGCCATGAGCTTGCGTTCATTGAGCCCTCGTTGGAGCACACGCTTTTTAGGACTTTGGAAAGTAGGTATCGCTACGCACGTTGACGATTTGCTGCGCAAAACGATAGGTAATAGCTGGTTCAAGTGGAAGAATAAGACCGCTTTTGCACGTGCAGACAAAGCAGTATCCGAGATCAAGCAACACTGA